From one Bacteroidota bacterium genomic stretch:
- a CDS encoding HEAT repeat domain-containing protein, whose translation MMQNRTMIWLVAGMACLLMVKPATAQTDAAEAYSKAYELLIASQYNASNSAFSEFMDDYPDSKWKDDATYWTCHLKEKMEEDAEDAFECYAMFVDDHSRSKWVDDAKANLIRIGRQLAAEGKPGYAKQLTAMQKGDDEEVALSALYALQNIGDERAFETIMELYKRSDSADLRGRIVYILGNFDTDAVVEQLAMIAREDASESVRKNAVYALGNRGGRAASESLMEVVEDGTNEEVQKAALYALGNADESGISAYLMSVATSTQNVELGRAATYALSNTGSAGASDALEALLKTTTALVEVRKAALYALGNHDSESSLMTLRDVAINGDEKVLRKAAVHAMGNHDRASNMLRQVYEGIAERELKEAALYAIGNTDDDDAAAYLKKIAVSETNEDLARVAMYALANNTNDEEGDLMEVYEKARHLAVKKATLHRLADSPNALMKILRTSDDAEIRQTAVYALGNAGDDEVVPTLLQIAKDDADVSVRKAAVNALGNIGSDAAQEAILKILKEGIGQD comes from the coding sequence ATGATGCAAAACAGAACAATGATATGGCTTGTTGCCGGCATGGCTTGCCTGCTCATGGTGAAGCCGGCAACTGCGCAAACAGACGCGGCAGAAGCATACAGCAAAGCCTATGAATTGCTTATTGCTTCCCAATACAATGCCTCAAACTCGGCGTTCTCCGAGTTTATGGATGATTATCCCGACAGCAAATGGAAGGATGATGCCACCTACTGGACTTGCCATCTGAAGGAAAAGATGGAAGAAGATGCGGAAGACGCGTTTGAATGTTATGCGATGTTTGTAGATGATCATTCGCGCAGTAAGTGGGTGGACGATGCAAAAGCCAACCTGATTCGGATTGGCCGGCAACTGGCTGCCGAAGGAAAGCCCGGGTATGCCAAGCAGTTAACCGCCATGCAGAAGGGGGACGACGAAGAGGTGGCCCTTTCGGCACTCTATGCATTGCAAAATATCGGCGATGAGCGGGCCTTTGAGACCATTATGGAACTGTACAAGCGTTCTGACAGCGCTGACCTTCGGGGCCGCATTGTGTATATCCTCGGGAATTTTGATACCGATGCCGTTGTTGAGCAATTGGCAATGATTGCAAGAGAGGATGCCTCAGAGTCGGTACGCAAAAATGCGGTTTACGCCCTTGGCAACAGAGGCGGAAGGGCTGCTTCTGAATCGCTGATGGAAGTTGTGGAAGATGGTACCAACGAAGAAGTGCAGAAAGCAGCACTCTATGCGCTCGGCAACGCTGATGAATCTGGTATATCTGCGTACCTGATGTCTGTTGCTACTTCTACCCAAAATGTAGAACTGGGGCGTGCAGCAACCTATGCTTTGAGCAACACGGGAAGTGCCGGGGCTTCGGATGCCCTTGAGGCGTTGTTGAAGACCACAACCGCTCTGGTTGAAGTGCGAAAAGCAGCGTTGTATGCGCTCGGTAACCACGACAGTGAGTCATCGCTCATGACCTTGCGAGATGTTGCCATCAATGGTGACGAAAAGGTATTACGCAAAGCGGCTGTTCACGCGATGGGGAACCATGACCGTGCCAGCAACATGCTGCGCCAGGTATATGAAGGCATTGCTGAACGTGAGCTCAAAGAAGCTGCGCTCTATGCCATTGGCAATACGGATGACGATGACGCTGCCGCCTATCTGAAAAAGATCGCAGTCTCTGAGACGAATGAAGACCTTGCGCGGGTAGCCATGTATGCGCTTGCCAATAACACGAACGATGAAGAAGGTGATCTGATGGAAGTGTACGAGAAGGCGCGACACCTCGCCGTTAAAAAGGCAACGTTACATCGCCTTGCAGATTCACCAAATGCGCTGATGAAAATCCTGCGCACGAGTGATGACGCTGAAATCAGGCAGACAGCCGTCTATGCGCTGGGCAATGCCGGCGATGACGAGGTAGTCCCAACACTGCTCCAAATTGCGAAAGACGACGCAGATGTATCCGTTCGGAAAGCTGCTGTCAATGCACTCGGTAATATCGGGTCGGATGCAGCGCAAGAAGCCATTCTTAAGATCCTGAAAGAAGGGATTGGTCAAGACTAA
- a CDS encoding HEAT repeat domain-containing protein: MKYNYLGTILVACFIGSMLVVGGAQACKHYPFLTDWMGAGCWLNDSQDKVFNEAGTQNIALHIMDMAGVEPANGNADLSKEAIYALARTGTEDAATVLRALALTHASLEIRKAALYALAECLEDEALHKTYSDIAQYGDELELRVAAVHQLGQLDTDSAVPFLTDIALSPYPLSLRKAAVHALQTNDSDVARQALYNILSNTAAAFAG; the protein is encoded by the coding sequence ATGAAATACAATTACTTAGGCACAATACTCGTGGCTTGCTTTATTGGATCGATGCTCGTGGTTGGTGGTGCGCAGGCTTGTAAACATTATCCATTCCTCACCGACTGGATGGGCGCCGGCTGCTGGCTCAATGACTCGCAGGATAAGGTGTTCAACGAGGCCGGCACACAGAACATCGCGCTGCACATCATGGACATGGCAGGCGTAGAGCCTGCGAATGGCAATGCCGATCTCTCCAAAGAAGCCATTTATGCGCTTGCACGCACGGGCACTGAAGATGCGGCAACCGTGCTGCGCGCCCTGGCGCTGACACATGCCTCGCTTGAAATCAGGAAAGCCGCCCTGTATGCGCTTGCAGAGTGTCTGGAAGATGAGGCCTTGCATAAAACGTACAGCGATATTGCCCAATATGGTGACGAACTTGAATTGCGCGTAGCCGCTGTACATCAACTCGGGCAATTGGATACGGATAGCGCTGTACCATTCCTCACAGATATTGCCCTCTCGCCTTACCCCTTGTCGCTTCGAAAAGCCGCCGTACATGCCCTACAGACAAACGACTCCGATGTAGCCCGGCAGGCGCTTTACAACATTCTCTCCAACACAGCTGCCGCCTTTGCAGGTTAG
- a CDS encoding HEAT repeat domain-containing protein, giving the protein MKTVLHTTATLFLFLVVCALPNTGIAQKVKIHPDEDKALAARMDWAAQQNVRGDGYWVGYNITKFMRPNVWMGSIGGKNWSRRKSIYALIGQEDREQELPDELKEDLGFSMKGTMHFGKHKKNTDVRVARDIAILMYVKKNRKGPTDIHLSNMSLGVDLENRPLFWLGKAGDEESATMLEEMYHATSHNSMKSDLLGAISIHENKARRLAFLAQILENEKSPDVREDTAFWVGQLDLPEGLAVLQKVIATDPSMDVREHAVFSMSEMSSEEALEALIELAKDGQQKVVRKKAIFWLSQHASKNAIQVIEEIVMDDKDLAIQEQAVFALSQFPADESVPRLIEIAENHQSVEVRKKAIFWLGDSGDPRAVDALIALARRKN; this is encoded by the coding sequence ATGAAAACCGTTTTACATACCACAGCAACCCTTTTTCTTTTTCTGGTAGTCTGTGCCTTGCCGAATACGGGCATTGCCCAAAAAGTTAAAATCCATCCTGATGAAGATAAAGCACTCGCTGCACGCATGGATTGGGCCGCGCAGCAAAACGTGCGTGGAGATGGATACTGGGTGGGATACAATATCACCAAGTTTATGCGGCCGAATGTGTGGATGGGCAGCATTGGAGGCAAAAACTGGAGCCGGCGTAAGTCAATTTACGCATTGATTGGCCAGGAAGACCGCGAGCAGGAATTGCCCGACGAATTAAAGGAAGATCTCGGGTTTTCCATGAAAGGGACCATGCATTTTGGCAAGCATAAAAAAAACACAGATGTACGCGTTGCACGAGATATTGCGATCCTTATGTATGTCAAAAAGAACCGCAAGGGGCCTACAGACATTCACCTTTCCAATATGTCACTGGGCGTAGACCTCGAGAACCGCCCCTTGTTCTGGTTAGGGAAAGCGGGCGATGAAGAGAGCGCCACCATGCTTGAGGAAATGTACCACGCAACGTCGCACAACAGCATGAAGTCAGATTTGCTCGGTGCAATCAGCATCCACGAAAACAAGGCACGCCGGCTGGCTTTCCTCGCTCAGATCCTTGAGAACGAAAAAAGCCCGGATGTGCGTGAAGATACAGCGTTTTGGGTTGGGCAACTCGACTTGCCCGAAGGGCTGGCTGTATTGCAAAAAGTAATAGCAACCGATCCATCAATGGATGTGCGCGAACACGCAGTGTTTTCTATGTCGGAAATGTCGTCTGAGGAAGCGCTGGAAGCACTCATTGAACTCGCCAAGGACGGCCAGCAAAAGGTGGTTCGGAAGAAAGCTATTTTCTGGTTAAGTCAGCATGCCTCCAAAAACGCAATACAGGTAATCGAAGAGATTGTAATGGACGATAAAGACCTGGCAATACAGGAGCAAGCTGTGTTTGCGCTTTCACAGTTTCCAGCAGATGAGAGTGTGCCTCGCTTGATTGAAATTGCTGAAAATCATCAGAGCGTTGAGGTTCGGAAAAAAGCCATATTCTGGCTTGGGGATTCTGGTGATCCGCGCGCTGTGGATGCTTTGATTGCACTGGCCAGGCGGAAGAACTAG
- a CDS encoding SRPBCC domain-containing protein, with the protein MRSHRHEEILPASPADVFRLLHTPSAIRDWWGATQVIVHPERGGTWCAAWGADEDNPDYISAATIETFEPAVRMRLSSYSYHTKTEALPFEADFSVDFRLSPHPDGTVLSVTQAGFPDTADADSFLKDCKKGWADTFANIRRHLVAQPV; encoded by the coding sequence ATGCGTTCACATAGACACGAAGAAATCCTGCCGGCATCGCCTGCTGATGTATTCCGCCTGCTACATACCCCAAGTGCAATACGCGACTGGTGGGGTGCAACCCAGGTTATAGTGCACCCGGAACGGGGTGGTACATGGTGTGCGGCCTGGGGAGCCGACGAAGACAACCCGGACTATATCTCCGCAGCGACCATCGAGACGTTTGAACCTGCCGTGCGCATGCGCCTCAGTTCGTACAGTTACCACACAAAAACTGAAGCACTCCCGTTTGAAGCAGACTTTTCTGTGGACTTCAGGCTTTCGCCCCACCCTGATGGTACCGTGCTTTCGGTAACCCAGGCTGGCTTCCCCGATACAGCTGACGCTGATTCTTTTCTCAAAGATTGCAAAAAGGGTTGGGCAGACACGTTTGCCAATATCCGCCGCCATCTTGTAGCGCAGCCTGTATGA
- a CDS encoding carbon-nitrogen hydrolase family protein, translated as MKIALASPTVAHSIEDGLRHVHDLMSAASRQDVQLICFPEAYLPGLRGLDFEVPDFDQAAHDRAYDQVRNWAKVFQLATIMGMERLTPRGNQIVAYVFDATGAPLGFQAKTQLDPSEEANYVPGMQRHLFETGGLKFGIAICHEGWRYPETVRWAARKGAHIVFHPQHTGSLQQGVQLTTWGAAEAPYYEKAMLMRSIENTIYFASVNYALPFQESATSLIDPAGKCVAHLPYGTAGILVQNLDLEAATGHLAHRFAPERY; from the coding sequence ATGAAAATAGCCCTTGCGTCGCCAACAGTAGCGCATTCTATTGAAGACGGACTACGCCATGTACATGATTTGATGTCAGCTGCTTCCCGTCAGGACGTGCAACTTATCTGCTTCCCGGAAGCCTACCTCCCAGGATTGCGCGGCCTCGATTTTGAGGTACCCGATTTTGATCAGGCCGCACACGACCGGGCATACGATCAAGTGCGCAACTGGGCAAAAGTCTTCCAGCTTGCCACCATTATGGGCATGGAGCGACTTACGCCAAGAGGTAATCAGATTGTTGCTTATGTGTTTGATGCAACGGGGGCGCCCCTTGGCTTTCAGGCTAAAACCCAGTTGGATCCTTCAGAAGAGGCCAACTACGTACCAGGAATGCAGCGGCACCTGTTCGAAACAGGGGGACTAAAATTTGGCATCGCCATTTGTCATGAAGGCTGGCGATACCCTGAAACCGTACGCTGGGCAGCGCGCAAAGGGGCGCATATCGTATTTCATCCGCAGCATACCGGTAGCCTGCAACAAGGGGTTCAATTAACCACGTGGGGCGCAGCAGAGGCGCCGTATTACGAGAAGGCGATGCTGATGCGTAGCATCGAAAACACCATATACTTTGCAAGCGTCAACTACGCATTACCGTTTCAGGAGTCAGCCACGAGCCTCATCGATCCAGCAGGAAAATGTGTTGCGCATTTGCCATATGGCACGGCCGGCATCCTTGTACAAAACCTCGACCTGGAAGCTGCAACCGGGCACCTTGCACACCGGTTTGCGCCCGAACGTTATTGA
- a CDS encoding T9SS type A sorting domain-containing protein, producing the protein MRCVSLVLALCCLFSSVSDLVAQLAPGGVGTGLQLWLRAQDYQVQTPPAIWQPHAGELNAPMQENPMWMPLPGEAGRLINGNPVVAFDGVDDHLLFLTNSFDALVGNFEAFIVYHVPAAGGALLGGQDGADVRFSLGAEGQLITGRDTLSLVADTSTPTLLHVHHFGTHLAGRINGAAWDSVAASTWDAITGPVAIGQQGFSGLLPLEGGIGEVILYNRRLDAFEADQVQTYLAVKYGLTMARSYYASDSAQVWSQFGHPENAFNVAGIGRDDAAGLLQTASRSVLPAAIVSMRATGALPDLAYLIWGSSDSTLNERPAVINGEPVSVLRRQWHIHKRKEPGPIEVTFDLRDAIVSGAVSADYWLVLDQDEDPANGIRSAYPAAVVDSDSIVFSGLHFEDDDFMSLITHNPGRNIINVALATEAQPREVQLNSAYPNPFVSQTRIQYTLPRPNHTRVRLIDLLGRTVRVMQDSWQPAGIYTLSINRGQLPAGVYYVQLKAGPTQIVRQVTILR; encoded by the coding sequence ATGCGTTGTGTATCCTTAGTGTTAGCGCTATGCTGCCTCTTCTCCAGTGTCAGTGATCTTGTTGCGCAACTGGCACCGGGTGGTGTGGGGACGGGATTACAATTGTGGCTGAGAGCACAAGATTATCAGGTACAGACGCCGCCGGCAATATGGCAGCCACATGCCGGCGAATTGAATGCACCCATGCAGGAGAATCCCATGTGGATGCCGCTGCCCGGCGAGGCCGGCCGGCTGATCAATGGTAATCCGGTGGTTGCCTTTGATGGGGTGGATGATCATTTGCTTTTTCTTACCAATAGTTTTGATGCGTTGGTTGGTAATTTTGAAGCTTTCATTGTATACCATGTACCTGCGGCCGGCGGCGCGCTATTGGGTGGGCAAGATGGCGCTGATGTGCGGTTTTCGCTGGGCGCGGAGGGCCAGTTAATTACCGGGCGCGATACCCTTAGCCTTGTTGCTGATACAAGCACCCCGACCTTGTTACACGTACACCATTTTGGAACCCATTTGGCCGGCCGGATCAACGGCGCGGCATGGGACAGTGTCGCTGCATCTACATGGGATGCGATTACGGGCCCAGTTGCAATTGGACAGCAAGGCTTTTCAGGATTGTTACCACTGGAAGGAGGGATTGGCGAAGTAATCCTTTATAACCGACGCCTCGACGCCTTCGAAGCAGATCAGGTACAAACGTATCTGGCCGTCAAATACGGACTGACTATGGCGCGTAGCTACTACGCATCAGATAGTGCGCAGGTGTGGAGTCAGTTTGGTCATCCGGAAAATGCATTTAATGTAGCCGGCATTGGTAGGGATGATGCCGCAGGTTTGCTGCAAACTGCCTCTCGGTCTGTGTTGCCGGCAGCAATTGTAAGCATGCGGGCAACCGGAGCACTTCCCGATCTTGCCTATCTAATCTGGGGAAGTTCTGATAGTACGCTGAACGAACGGCCAGCCGTGATAAATGGCGAGCCGGTTAGTGTGTTGCGCCGGCAGTGGCATATCCACAAAAGAAAAGAACCCGGTCCGATTGAAGTGACGTTTGACTTGCGAGATGCAATCGTCAGCGGCGCTGTGTCGGCTGATTATTGGCTTGTGCTTGACCAGGACGAAGATCCTGCCAACGGCATACGGAGTGCGTATCCAGCAGCAGTTGTAGATTCCGATAGCATTGTTTTTTCAGGTCTTCACTTTGAAGATGATGACTTCATGAGCTTAATCACGCACAACCCGGGACGTAACATCATCAATGTAGCCTTGGCCACGGAAGCGCAGCCCCGGGAAGTGCAGTTGAATAGTGCATATCCCAATCCCTTTGTTTCACAAACCCGTATCCAGTACACCCTTCCTCGACCAAATCATACGCGAGTAAGGCTTATCGATTTGCTGGGGCGAACCGTTCGGGTGATGCAAGATAGTTGGCAGCCGGCTGGTATCTATACCTTATCCATCAACAGAGGCCAATTACCTGCGGGCGTTTACTATGTGCAACTAAAAGCAGGCCCTACCCAGATAGTGCGACAAGTTACCATTTTGCGATAA